One segment of Streptomyces roseifaciens DNA contains the following:
- a CDS encoding adenosine deaminase, which translates to MTTETISQPNPEQIRRAPKVLLHDHLDGGLRPGTIVDLARETGYTGLPETDADKLGVWFREAADSGSLERYLETFAHTCAVMQTRDALVRVAAECAEDLAEDGVVYAEVRYAPEQHLEAGLTLEEVVEAVNEGFREGERRAKANGHRIRVGALLTAMRHAARALEIAELANRYRDSGVVGFDIAGAEAGFPPTRHLDAFEYLKRENNHFTIHAGEAFGLPSIWQALQWCGADRLGHGVRIIDDIEIGEDGKARLGRLASYVRDKRIPLEMCPTSNLQTGAASSYEEHPVGLLRKLHFRATINTDNRLMSGTSMSREFEHLVKAFGYTLDDIQWFTVNAMKSAFIPFDERLAMINDVIKPGYAELKSEWLFQ; encoded by the coding sequence ATGACGACCGAGACCATCTCCCAACCGAACCCCGAACAGATCCGTCGCGCCCCCAAGGTCCTGCTGCACGACCACCTGGACGGCGGACTGCGCCCGGGCACGATCGTGGACCTGGCCCGCGAGACGGGCTACACCGGTCTTCCGGAGACCGACGCGGACAAGCTGGGCGTCTGGTTCCGCGAGGCGGCCGACTCCGGCTCGCTGGAGCGCTACCTGGAGACCTTCGCGCACACCTGCGCCGTGATGCAGACCCGCGACGCGCTCGTCCGGGTCGCCGCGGAGTGCGCCGAGGACCTGGCCGAGGACGGCGTCGTCTATGCCGAGGTGCGCTACGCGCCGGAGCAGCACCTGGAGGCCGGCCTCACCCTCGAAGAGGTCGTGGAGGCCGTCAACGAGGGCTTCCGCGAGGGCGAGCGCCGCGCGAAGGCCAACGGCCACCGCATCCGCGTGGGGGCGCTGCTGACCGCCATGCGGCACGCCGCCCGCGCCCTGGAGATCGCCGAACTCGCCAACCGCTACCGCGACTCCGGCGTCGTCGGCTTCGACATCGCGGGCGCCGAGGCGGGCTTCCCTCCCACCCGTCACCTGGATGCGTTCGAGTACCTCAAGCGCGAGAACAACCACTTCACCATTCACGCGGGCGAGGCGTTCGGCCTGCCGTCGATCTGGCAGGCGCTCCAGTGGTGCGGCGCGGACCGGCTCGGCCACGGCGTCCGCATCATCGACGACATCGAGATCGGCGAGGACGGGAAGGCCAGGCTGGGCCGCCTCGCCTCCTACGTCCGGGACAAGCGCATTCCGCTGGAGATGTGCCCCACCTCGAATCTGCAGACCGGTGCGGCCAGCTCGTACGAAGAGCACCCGGTCGGACTGCTCCGTAAACTGCATTTCCGGGCGACCATCAACACCGATAATCGCCTGATGAGCGGCACCAGCATGAGCCGTGAATTCGAGCACCTGGTGAAGGCCTTCGGCTACACGCTGGACGACATCCAGTGGTTCACCGTCAACGCGATGAAGTCCGCATTCATCCCATTCGACGAACGTCTGGCCATGATCAACGACGTGATCAAGCCGGGTTACGCCGAGCT